The DNA segment acactctcaatggagacaCTACCAGGACTTGTAGGAGTGATGGAATTTGGAGTGGATCAAGTCCAGTTTGTCAGCGTAAGTACTAGCTTGTGGAATGGATTTTCTTTTTTTCATGGTATGCATGGATTTCCATACAGAGATACTGATCTGTTCTGACCTCACTCTCACCAATGGAGATATTGTCTACACTGCTGGATTCCCTGACAACAGATCTCTCTATTCTGGAGCTACCTACACGTGCaatcctggctacactctcattgGAGGGAGCACCACCAGGacctgtgtgagtggagggatCTGGAGTGGGTCACCTGCTCTGACCTGATTAATCCGACCAATGGAACGATCGGCTATGATATGGGGACTGCTAGTTCAAGACCAGTgtacactgtggccacctacacctgtggcactggatacactctcaatggaggcagcACCACCAGGGTCTGTGTAAGTGGAGGGAAGTGGGATGGTGCTGCTCCTCACTGTCCACGTATGTTCTATTATTGCAATTGGTCGCACTGTGTCACATGATAATGTACACAGCTGTGCATTGTGGGACTCCTCCACCTATTACCAATGGATCTCCTGGGACACCAACAACCACAACATTCACAGGGACAGtgacctacagctgtgtcagTGGATACTGGATCTCTCGTGGAGTCACCACAGCAATTGCCACCTGTAAGGCTGACAATACCTGGGGACCTCTACCAACTTGTAAACGTATGTGAAATTGTTATATTATACTGCATTGACATTGGACTCAGTTGTGGATTGTGGCTCTCCTCCCCCTGGTATCAATGTCTCTCCTGTGGCTCCGATCAGAACAATCTACCAAGTGACAGTCCTCTACACCTGTGACAGTGGGTATGAGGTCTCTAATGGAGTCACCACAGCAACAGCTACCTGTGAGACTACTGGCGATTGGGAACCTCTACCAACTTGTATAAGTATGGTTCAGGGAATTTGTTACTTCACAATTTTATCTACTACATATACAGTTGTGGACTGTGGTGATCCTCCCACTGTTCCCAACGGATCTCCTGGGACACCAACCAGTACAGCATTTGGAGGGACAGTGTTTTACATGTGCAATAGCAATAGATATCACATGTCAGGATCAGCCACTGTAACTTGTGAGGCTAGTGGGAGTTGGAGCACAAGACCAACTTGCTCAGGTGAATGGCTCTGCATGAAGTAACTGAAATATGATTGATACTCATAGTGGTATGTTTTAACATTATATTTGTTGATAGCCATCTGCAATGACCAACAAATTGAAAATGGTAACATCATCTACAATCATGATACCACACCGAGATCAGAGGGAGCCATTGCTGTGTACTCGTGTATGTCTGGTTACCAGCTGTCTGGTGTGAGCACTAGGATCTGTGTGGACAGTCACAGAGGAATGGGTGGTGCGTGGACTGGATCAATACCAAGTTGTATAGGTATgaaaacaataatttattaagtAGCAATATCCATTCCGTATTATGTTACTTAATTGTACATTTCCAATCATGCAGCAATCTGTGATAGCATCACCCTCGCCCATGGAGTGATCAGCTATAGTCCATCTACTACTCCCATACTGGAGGGAGGTGTGGCTATACACAGCTGTGGTGAAGGGTACGGACTGTCTCCTAGCGTGAGAGCAAAAACATGTCAGCCTGACAGGACATGGAGTGGAGAGGACATCACTTGCCAACGTAAATATTGGGTATATCATATAGATGATACACTTGTGTGTATTGTCCACAGGTATCATGTGCGCTGCTCTCCCTAATGTTACAAATTGGACCATTGATTACTCTAGTGGCACTACTGCACCGTATGACTATGGAACAACAGCTACTTATCAATGCAACTATGGACATATGTTAACAAGTGGAGGAGACAGAGTGAGGACCTGTACTGGTGATGGTAGCAGTCGTAGTGGTCGGTGGAATGGAACTGCTCCTCAATGTCCACGTATGTTCTAGATTAtttgttcacataattattatatcccgttgctacgctGTTGCTAAGTGCAACATgtagcataatgcactgctgaaagtcaaaatgtactaaccacaaaacgcctCTCTGGCAttaattagacagacaattaaattaaataatcatgagaaataacaagtatcaaagtaagtccagccatgcaggaatgttcagcactgctggagtttcttctttgcaaccatgcaggtttcaAAGTTCGAAGATTCTGCGTTcctagacctagtcctcgacctcgtgatgcatgtcaattctgcttcaccatagcactagaagcggctctttttgctgggggcttgagctgttttgcagcagtgtagaggagagcttctttggcttggttgtaAGGCCGAGGGTAAGACCACCGTGGAGGGCTGTTCgagcagcagttacactgagtagtggggtggggctgtttatTCGTAGCAGTAGTAAGTGGGGTGGgactgtttctttgcagcagtatagtgaggtggggctgttttgcagtggtttcagcgttggaactccaacaattttgtgtcaagccattcgtcggtcatgccaatcttgtacgctgcagatactggcatCTAGAAGAGaaaagagatggagctgtgtctagagttgtctctgtcatctttttgtgcagtgTTACTAAGatagtgttatgttgctatgccctcggaaTATAAactatagttataacacgtgcacgcgggatgcatggcatatatcCCTCATGCCAGTGttataataactataacttaatgTTGTATACACACAGCTGTGGACTGTGGGGCTCCTCCGTCTATTACTAATGGATCTCGTGGGATACCAACAACCACAACATTCACAGGGACAGtgacctacagctgtgtcacTGGATACTGGATCTCTCCAGGAGTCACCACAGCAACGGCTACCTGTATGGCTAATAGAACCTGGGGACCTCTACCAACTTGTCAACGTATGTGAAATTTCTACCAAACTTCTGCATTGACATTGTTCTCACCCACATAGTTTTGGATTGTGGCTCTCCTCCCACTGTTCCCAATGCATCTCCTGGAACACCCACCAGAACAACCTACCAAGGGACagtgacctacacctgtgacagtAGATATAAAGTCTCCAATGGAGTCACCAAAGCAACGGCTACCTGTCAGGATAACGGAAACTGGAGACCTCTACCAACTTGTACAAGTATGGTTCAGGGATTCTTCTAACTTCAGAattgtaattatatacatacagttgTGGACTGTGGCCTTCCTCCCACCATTATCAATGGATCTCCTGGGACACCAACCAGCACAACATTTGAAGGGACAGTGTCTTACACCTGCAACAATAGATACCGTATGTCAGGATCAGCCACTGTGACTTGTGAGGCTAGTGGGAGTTGGAGCACAAGACCAACTTGCTCAGGTCTgtgaaatataattataataatttagtGGTGACATGATTGTTAATAGCCATCTGCAATGATAATCAAATTGAAAATGGTTACATCGACTATGCTCCTAATACCACACCGAAAACGGAGGGAACCATTGCTGCGTACTCGTGTGTGTCTGGTTACCAACTGTCTGGTGTGAAATTTAGCATTgattacatgtgtacatgtacacataattatagttagctGTTGACAGGGAGCCcttacaaaataataattattcctcggtgcgcatgcgctagtgaggtatatggtagtgtgtttgtgtctgtgtgtctgtagactgctacagctactCAAGGATTAATGAAgttcaagtaagagtttctatttCTCGTTATCTTAAATTGAAGAGTGCATGCCTTAAGAGACTGGAGCTGCACTTATGCTTACAACGAGTGCCGCTTATACAAATCGTTTGCCTATGGTATGCATAAGTCATTTTCTCCTGCAGACATTGTGTGTCCTCCTCTACCGACCATTACCAATGGCATAATCTCCTACTCTCCTGATGTCACCCCTGACTATGACCTGGGAACTAATGCGACCTACACTTGTGAGGCTGGGTTCTATCTTGAGGGTAATGAGGTACGAGTGTGtatggatgatgatggaatgtggagtggtcGGGAGCCAAGCTGTGTCCGTAAGTCATCCGCTTGAACCAACTGTAACATGCAGCATGTATTTGCAGAGCCTAAGTAACTGCCTGGTACTCTAATTCAAGCAGTCACTGGTGCACTAGCTAGTGTAAGCATTATTCTCACTACACACAGCCATTCAGTGTCCTCCCCTTGAACTAAATTGATCATGCAGCTATTGAATGTCCTCCTCTACTGACCGTTACTAATGGAGTTATCACCTACGCTCCCGGCAACACACCTGCCTATGGTCTGGGTATTGTGGCCACTTATGCCTGTGACGCTGGGTTTGTTCTGGACCTCTCCCTGGGAGGATCTGAGATGAGAACTTGTGTTGATAATGGACTGGATGCTATTGGAATTTTTGATAGACTGGCTCCAATATGTGCCCGTAAGCTAAGTCATTAGCTACCTTATtgattataaacgggtactaattttagcgaatttgtatttaacgctaaattaagtacgtTTATTAAAACGcaattaaaaaattatgaatctcatttaaaaaaagctgcatggtcccaagggtgaccggattaacgagagtctactgtacttgtacatcttttgaaTATATTgtggtacagtagaacctcgattatccggacaccttggttccagaagcaggccggataagtgaatatgccagataatcaaatagataaaccacgccttgatccacccactttattgataattagcagtgccacatgattgtctgcgcatgcgcagaagataagcaggcatgtctccatgatAACAGCTGTAagcacatgcgcatttgagggacacgcccattttctgaattataaaaagaaaactgccaagcgaTGGAGGGcaggataatcgaggttctactgtaatgaATTTgccaaatccgccaaaattagtaccctaaaaacagaaaaAAATTTGAAAAATTACTACctgtctataatagtaacattaaggtagtCTAAAAAAGTTTTTGTATTTCTTTCATATCTTTATTTTTAATTGGTGATTATTTTACTGTTAATATCCACTTTGTACAGCCATTGAATGTCCTTCTTTACCGGATATTACAAATGGCATGGTATCCTATGAATCTGACAATATGGATAGCTTAGCCCTTGGagctgtggccacctacagctgtaccGCTGGGTTCTTCCTGGATGTTTCTGAAGGAGATGAATTTAGGGCCTGTTTGGACAATGATGGAATGGGCACcattggagtgtggagtggtcaGGAGCCAAGCTGTGTCTGTAAGATATCAGCCTAAGCCGTTTAGCAATTGCATGTGTGTTTCGCAATATTTTACCTAGCTATCTAGTATCTTTACGTTTCGTATGGTAATATTATCGCTATCTAGTACTTTCCAGTCAAGTGATTCATGAGCTGTTTGTAATTTTCTCAGCCGTTCCCCCTCCTGTACGCTCAGTGTTGTTCCAACTCAGACTCACAAACATCAACAACTGTCCTGACTGGGTGGTGAGTGCTAAGAATTTCCTAAAGCAACAGTAATATTTTTCTTTATAATTTATGCAGGACCAGGATGGGAGGATAGAAGCTGTAATGAGTGAGTTTGCTACCGAGGTGGAGAGtcactgtgggtgtggtttcttaAGCGTGGTCATAACTGCCCCTCTCTTCCGCTGCTTTCCTGGGTCGGACAAAGCTGTCACATTCCGAGCCACTCTAACCGATTCCAGGCTCCTCACTCCCATACAGGACTGGATACAAACCAATGGATTCATTCCCATTCAGAATGTACTGATTGAGGTGGACAAGTCTTGTCCAGTGCAGGTATCCAGCCTTGCAGACACAGAGTGCACCAATCAGCCTACAGCTGCAGGGGGCAGTGACATAGCCGCTGTGGTTGGGGGAGTAGTGGGAGGAGTTGTAGGAGTGGTCATTGTCCTCATCATTGTGGTTGGTATTGTTGTCATAGTGATTGCTGTACTGGTGTTCAAAAGCAGGAGAGAGAAGCTGACCGTCAACAAAACAACGAAGTGTGTCAATCAAACATTTTATCATTCATTTCTCTATACTTATAGTTTATTGTGTCACAAAGGTTATGCCATTCTGCAATTTACTATCCTGCCATTCCCTCTCAGACCTGATCTACCACCAGTGTCACtaaagggtgtggtcaacactGGTGAGATACAATTGTACGAGATGATGGAAATGGGTCACGAATACGAGGAAGTGTCCAAGTTCCAACGAGCCATCGGTGGAGAATATGAGATCATTGGAGCACCCTCAcagacaactggctccgagaGCAAAACTCTTATAAAGACCGAGCCatcaccacccactccacccacaccacaaccCTCACAAGCGACTAAGCCTGCCAGAAATGATACTGAGTTTACAGAGTGCATTGCTTACAGCATGACCACCCACAGTCGCCCCCCACAGCCTACAGGCTTATGAACTATAACATGAAACTGCAAACTGATAGAAATTGTGTTGACTGTTCTAGCAATTTAATGATACAGCTTGTATTTGCATGCATAGGCCTTTTTTTGGCTAttagattattattattagttcTACAAACTTATGTTCAAAGATCTTTGGTCTGCATTTGCATTTACACGTTCTTGCATGGGTAATGTCATCACCAGTCCTTCGTGAATATGAATATGACGAGGTTTCCTCATTGTAGTAGCCATTCCCACCACTGTGTGTATAGACACATTGATATTCGTGAGAAGATAGTTTTTTGACATTCAGTTGTGTGCTTAGAAGGAGTGGTTTGTGCTTGCTTTCAATATGATATAGAGTTCTCTGAGTGTTTATTGTGAGCATTGCTTGTTGTTGCCTTGAGGCAATGATTTTGCACCTCTCAATAGCCTAGGGCTGTGATCAGATATAGAACTCCAGCAAATGGTGCATATTGCCTTTGCTCCATCCTAGTCAATCTGCTGATACTATATACCATGTATAGATCTCACATTATATATAGACTACCTGTATACTATATTGTGTCGTGCAATCATGtattttcataattataaccacccACCCCACC comes from the Halichondria panicea chromosome 4, odHalPani1.1, whole genome shotgun sequence genome and includes:
- the LOC135335187 gene encoding sushi, von Willebrand factor type A, EGF and pentraxin domain-containing protein 1-like, giving the protein MVQGICYFTILSTTYTVVDCGDPPTVPNGSPGTPTSTAFGGTVFYMCNSNRYHMSGSATVTCEASGSWSTRPTCSAICNDQQIENGNIIYNHDTTPRSEGAIAVYSCMSGYQLSGVSTRICVDSHRGMGGAWTGSIPSCIAICDSITLAHGVISYSPSTTPILEGGVAIHSCGEGYGLSPSVRAKTCQPDRTWSGEDITCQRIMCAALPNVTNWTIDYSSGTTAPYDYGTTATYQCNYGHMLTSGGDRVRTCTGDGSSRSGRWNGTAPQCPPVDCGAPPSITNGSRGIPTTTTFTGTVTYSCVTGYWISPGVTTATATCMANRTWGPLPTCQLLDCGSPPTVPNASPGTPTRTTYQGTVTYTCDSRYKVSNGVTKATATCQDNGNWRPLPTCTIVDCGLPPTIINGSPGTPTSTTFEGTVSYTCNNRYRMSGSATVTCEASGSWSTRPTCSDIVCPPLPTITNGIISYSPDVTPDYDLGTNATYTCEAGFYLEGNEVRVCMDDDGMWSGREPSCVPIECPPLLTVTNGVITYAPGNTPAYGLGIVATYACDAGFVLDLSLGGSEMRTCVDNGLDAIGIFDRLAPICAPIECPSLPDITNGMVSYESDNMDSLALGAVATYSCTAGFFLDVSEGDEFRACLDNDGMGTIGVWSGQEPSCVSVPPPVRSVLFQLRLTNINNCPDWVDQDGRIEAVMSEFATEVESHCGCGFLSVVITAPLFRCFPGSDKAVTFRATLTDSRLLTPIQDWIQTNGFIPIQNVLIEVDKSCPVQVSSLADTECTNQPTAAGGSDIAAVVGGVVGGVVGVVIVLIIVVGIVVIVIAVLVFKSRREKLTVNKTTKPDLPPVSLKGVVNTGEIQLYEMMEMGHEYEEVSKFQRAIGGEYEIIGAPSQTTGSESKTLIKTEPSPPTPPTPQPSQATKPARNDTEFTECIAYSMTTHSRPPQPTGL